In Festucalex cinctus isolate MCC-2025b chromosome 5, RoL_Fcin_1.0, whole genome shotgun sequence, a single genomic region encodes these proteins:
- the LOC144018490 gene encoding selenocysteine insertion sequence-binding protein 2-like produces MDNSKMEKEGKVTLVEPTCQPTRRTESAGQQHSSSNRHVFLPNPHLYQHRPRGNQSGGGTKWSPPSNINGGDLSWRAKATTKNSDPPVQSGIMGKNSADSQRRGFRDSRSARIPKPAQADLPQFEVKMSDFPQLDVGPSNAHKESWGPKVTAEKRQPPSKSTPPWTDVHQQVGMNGSPSVPDSRQTDNLASTSWASVASQPPKNTFQKEMTVVLTEETAAQQAEEGTAVGRKKRKKKKKGKEADDGTEAETEHSAVQKEPPKIEDEDEFPGLAPAQTWSDRLASSRNTGKGGDAESQQDEMVPISGKNVAKTPHTEAAKKGQKAEKTSVKKSKAPVQLDIGNMLSVLENKQKSQKVKQNVISVGGGLPVVHKQTPGQKKAPWQQDKIAHNPLDSTSPLVKKGKQREVPKAKKPTALKKVILKEREERKQRRLLEERGVLPENDSTVTTFVAEGERCHASLTEEDVGAVSGTDEQQINETEGGGDGEHDRAAQDDAQQTIQQDLSVTVPDRPKIHSRKFREYCSQMLSKDVDECVTSLLKELVRFQDRLYQKDPMKARMKRRVVMGLREVLKHLKLHKVKCVIISPNCERVQAKGGLDEALHKIIDTCREQEVPFVFALSRKALGRCVNKMVPVSLVGIFNYDGAQDYYHQMIELSSEARRAYEEMLASVERAAREESGDADFTHEHDATKLIEPAPSEPESQEPAYSQLWRKLLEKESNYKSLNFDPWPSECNDEIEDDKS; encoded by the exons ATGGACAACTCGAAGATGGAGAAG GAGGGCAAAGTGACACTTGTTGAGCCGACTTGTCAACCGACGAGGAGAACCGAGTCAGCTGGGCAACAACACAGTAGCTCGAACCGTCATGTGTTCCTGCCAAACCCCCACCTGTACCAGCACAGGCCACGAGG CAACCAGTCAGGTGGGGGCACAAAGTGGAGCCCGCCGTCAAACATTAATGGAGGCGACTTGTCCTGGAGAGCAAAG GCGACAACAAAGAACAGTGACCCCCCTGTGCAAAGTGGCATCATGGGTAAAAACTCTGCCGACTCACAGAGAAGAG GTTTTAGGGACTCCAGATCGGCGAGGATACCAAAACCCGCTCAGGCCGACTTGCCCCAGTTTGAGGTGAAAATGTCCGACTTCCCGCAGCTGGACGTCGGCCCCTCCAACGCTCACAAAGAGAGCTGGGGGCCAAAAGTGACAGCAGAGAAACGCCAGCCTCCCTCAAAGTCGACCCCTCCCTGGACAGATGTGCATCAGCAG GTAGGCATGAATGGATCCCCGAGTGTCCCTGACTCCCGACAAACTGACAACCTCGCTTCTACATCGTGGGCTAGCGTCGCATCTCAGCCGCCGAAAAACACCTTCCAGAAGGAAATGACCGTTGTGCTG ACGGAGGAAACGGCCGCACAGCAGGCAGAAGAGGGAACCGcggtggggaggaaaaaacgtaagaaaaagaagaagggaaAAGAGGCAGATGATGGCACGGAAGCTGAGACGGAACATTCAGCAGTCCAAAAGGAGCCGCCAAAGATTGAG GATGAAGACGAGTTTCCGGGTTTGGCTCCAGCTCAGACTTGGTCCGATCGACTGGCAAGCAGTAGAAACACTGGAAAAGGCGGCGACGCA GAAAGCCAACAAGATGAAATGGTCCCAATAAGTGGGAAGAATGTCGCCAAAACGCCACATACAGAGGCAGCAAAGAAAGGACAG AAAGCAGAGAAGACCTCTGTGAAGAAAAGCAAAGCTCCCGTGCAGTTGGACATCGGGAACATGTTGTCTGtcctggaaaacaaacaaaaatctcaGAAAGTCAAGCAGAATGTCATTTCAG TAGGTGGAGGTCTTCCTGTCGTTCACAAGCAAACGCCAGGCCAGAAGAAGGCGCCCTGGCAGCAGGACAAAATCGCTCACAACCCGTTGGACTCCACAAGCCCCTTGGTGAAGAAAGGCAAGCAGAGGGAGGTGCCCAAAGCCAAGAAACCCACTGCTCTTAAGAAG GTCATCCTCAAAGAAAGGGAGGAGAGGAAGCAGCGGCGTTTACTGGAGGAAAGGGGAGTGCTTCCTGAAAATGATTCCACGGTCACCACTTTTGTAGCAGAAGGCGAGCGGTGTCACGCCAGTCTGACAG AGGAGGACGTTGGTGCCGTTTCCGGAACTGATGAGCAGCAGATAAATGAAACGGAAGGAGGGGGTGACGGAGAGCATGACCGGGCGGCGCAAGATGACGCGCAGCAGACCATACAGCAGGACCTTTCCGTCACTGTGCCGGATCGACCCAAAATCCACAGCAGGAAGTTCAGAGA GTACTGCAGCCAGATGCTCAGCAAAGATGTGGACGAATGTGTGACGTCACTGCTGAAGGAGCTGGTCCGCTTCCAGGATCGCCTCTACCAGAAGGACCCCATGAAGGCCCGCATGAAGCGCAGGGTTGTGATGGGACTGCGGGAGGTCCTCAAGCACCTCAAACTCCACAAGGTCAAATGCGTCATCATATCACCCAACTGCGAGCGTGTCCAGGCTAAAG GAGGTCTGGATGAGGCGCTCCACAAAATTATCGACACGTGCCGCGAACAGGAGGTGCCGTTCGTCTTCGCCCTCTCCCGCAAGGCGCTGGGGCGCTGCGTCAACAAGATGGTGCCCGTCAGCCTGGTGGGCATCTTCAACTATGATGGCGCACAG GACTACTACCACCAAATGATCGAGTTGTCTTCCGAGGCCAGGCGGGCGTACGAGGAGATGCTGGCGAGCGTGGAGCGGGCCGCCCGGGAAGAGAGCGGCGACGCAGACTTCACACACGAGCACGATGCCACCAAGCTGATTGAGCCCGCCCCGTCGGAGCCAGAGTCTCAGGAGCCGGCTTACA GCCAGCTGTGGAGGAAGTTGCTCGAGAAGGAGTCCAACTACAAGTCGTTGAACTTTGACCCATGGCCGAGTGAATGTAACGACGAAATTGAAGACGACAAGAGTTGA